In the Sus scrofa isolate TJ Tabasco breed Duroc chromosome 6, Sscrofa11.1, whole genome shotgun sequence genome, one interval contains:
- the ZNF132 gene encoding LOW QUALITY PROTEIN: zinc finger protein 132 (The sequence of the model RefSeq protein was modified relative to this genomic sequence to represent the inferred CDS: deleted 4 bases in 2 codons; substituted 2 bases at 2 genomic stop codons) gives MAKRQKKKKKKDEEGDSKQNTSVEVAAHVRVPSVHPSTQKANNCDVRDPFFKDILHLHEHQETHAEETPYTCVACGVGCTRLWFSANLHQHQKEHSGEKPFRRYKDRDLLVESSKVCLSEKPFTFGLCGKDVLDSNDLLQKPKADGSGKPRSSTKCKEALPHCSNHGQLPEVHSSQKPFKCSGCGKAFQKGSILLSHLRTNSEEIVRHPRIGNSLEEKSTLVNDQKFHTGETSHVCKECGXAFSHPSKLRKHQKFYSGVKQECSNCGKTFSHKLILVHHHRIHTGERPYKCNERGKAFNNRSHLTWHEKVHTGERPFECGKCGRAFSQSSNFLWHQKVHNQVRPYACNECSKTFSHSSALIQHWRVHTRERPYECNACGKFFSQNSILIKHQKLHTGEKPYKCTECGKFFSHKSSLIYHWRIHTGKRPYECSECGRAFSNNSHLVSHQRVHTQEGPHECSQCGKAFSERSTLVXYQIVHTRERTYECSSCGEIFSCLCKLAQHKKIHT, from the exons atggcaaaaagacaaaaaaaaaaaaaaaaaaaagatgaggagggAGATTCCAAGCAGAATACTTCAGTAGAAGTGGCAGCACATGTCAGGGTTCCCAGTGTGCATCCTTCCACCCAGAAGGCTAACAACTGTGACGTGCGTGACCCATTCTTTAAAGACATTCTGCATTTGCATGAACATCAGGAAACACATGCTGAGGAGACTCCCTACACATGTGTAgcatgtggtgtaggttgc acacggctttgGTTCAGTGCAAACCTTCACCAACATCAGAAGGAGCACAGTGGAGAAAAGCCCTTCAGAAGGTACAAGGACAGGGACTTACTTGTGGAGAGCTCAAAGGTCTGCCTGTCAGAGAAGCCGTTCACCTTTGGGTTATGTGGTAAGGATGTCTTGGACAGCAATGACCTCCTCCAGAAGCCCAAAGCTGATGGCAGTGGGAAGCCACGTAGCAGCACAAAGTGCAAGGAGGCCTTACCACACTGTTCCAATCATGGACAGCTCCCAGAAGTCCATAGCTCACAGAAGCCCTTCAAGTGCAGTGGCTGTGGAAAAGCCTTCCAGAAGGGTTCCATCTTGCTCAGCCACCTGAGAACTAACTCTGAAGAGATAGTTAGACACCCAAGAATTGGAAATTCCTTAGAGGAGAAATCAACCCTAGTTAATGACCAAAAATTTCACACTGGAGAAACATCTCATGTATGTAAGGAGTGTGGGTAGGCCTTTAGTCACCCATCTAAACTGAGGAAGCATCAGAAATTTTACAGTGGAGTAAAACAGGAGTGCAGCAACTGTGGGAAAACCTTCAGCCACAAACTCATACTTGTTCATCACCATAGAATTCACACAGGAGAAAGGCCTTACAAGTGCAATGAACGCGGGAAAGCTTTCAATAACAGGTCACACCTCACTTGGCATGAGAAAGTTCACACTGGAGAAAGACCTTTTGAGTGTGGCAAATGTGGAAGAGCCTTCAGCCAAAGCTCCAATTTCCTTTGGCACCAGAAAGTTCACAACCAAGTAAGACCTTATGCATGCAATGAATGCAGTAAAACCTTCAGCCACAGCTCTGCTCTCATTCAGCACTGGAGAGTTCACACAAGAGAAAGGCCTTATGAGTGTAATGCATGTGGGAAATTCTTCAGCCAAAACTCCATTCTCATTAAACATCAGAAACttcacactggagaaaagccTTATAAGTGCACTGAATGTGGAAAATTCTTTAGCCACAAGTCCAGCCTCATTTATCACTGGAGAATTCACACTGGGAAAAGGCCTTatgagtgcagtgaatgtgggagaGCCTTCAGCAATAACTCTCACCTAGTTAGTCACCAGAGAGTTCACACACAAGAAGGGCCTCATGAGTGCAGCcaatgtggaaaagccttcagtGAAAGATCCACACTTGTTTGATACCAGATAGTTCACACTAGAGAGAGGACTTAC GAGTGCAGTAGCTGTGGGGAAATCTTCAGCTGCCTCTGCAAGCTTGCTCAGCATAAAAAGATTCATACCTGA